From the genome of Amycolatopsis sp. NBC_01488, one region includes:
- a CDS encoding Sec-independent protein translocase TatB, giving the protein MFGLSLEHLVILLVAALFVLGPERLPGAVATVARSARRAREFATGAQQRLEAELGPEFQQLRKPLQDLQALRDFDPRTALRRHLLDDGPAAPPSVGLSPGERPPVDSEAT; this is encoded by the coding sequence GTGTTCGGTCTGAGCCTGGAACATCTGGTGATCCTGCTGGTGGCGGCGTTGTTCGTCCTCGGGCCCGAACGGCTGCCCGGCGCGGTGGCCACGGTGGCCCGTTCCGCGCGCCGGGCGCGCGAGTTCGCCACCGGCGCACAGCAACGGCTGGAGGCCGAGCTGGGCCCGGAGTTCCAGCAGCTGCGCAAGCCGCTGCAGGACCTCCAGGCGCTGCGCGACTTCGACCCCCGGACGGCGCTGCGGCGCCACCTCCTGGACGACGGCCCCGCCGCACCGCCGTCGGTCGGACTGAGCCCGGGCGAGCGCCCGCCCGTCGATTCCGAGGCCACCTGA
- a CDS encoding polysaccharide deacetylase family protein → MNDPLTRRGLFGFALGAAALTACSAPSPSPAPDPGSASRPPATTTPSVTSAPASPPPSGPATEVSRATSGRPQVALTFHGAGDLQVTREVLDVVHQHGARITVLAVGTWLAAHPDAARMVRDGGHELGNHTWSHPALSGYAAEPMYAEIQRCRDKLVELTGSPGGFFRQSQGQHATPRELAEAGHAGYAKVLSYDVDSLDWTDPGPAAIRAAVAKARAGSVVSMHLGHPGTVAALPGILADLAGRGLTPVTASELLA, encoded by the coding sequence TTGAACGACCCCCTCACCCGCCGTGGCCTCTTCGGCTTCGCGCTGGGTGCCGCCGCGCTGACGGCGTGCTCGGCCCCCTCGCCGTCGCCCGCTCCGGACCCCGGCTCCGCGAGCCGTCCGCCGGCCACGACGACGCCGTCCGTGACGTCGGCCCCGGCGTCGCCGCCGCCGTCCGGCCCGGCCACCGAGGTGAGCCGCGCGACCTCCGGACGGCCCCAGGTCGCGCTGACCTTCCACGGCGCCGGCGACCTCCAGGTCACCCGCGAGGTGCTCGACGTCGTGCACCAGCACGGCGCGCGGATCACCGTGCTCGCCGTCGGGACCTGGCTCGCCGCCCACCCCGACGCCGCCCGCATGGTGCGCGACGGCGGGCACGAGCTGGGCAACCACACCTGGAGCCACCCGGCGCTGTCGGGGTACGCGGCGGAGCCGATGTACGCCGAAATCCAGCGCTGCCGCGACAAGCTCGTCGAGCTCACCGGGTCCCCGGGCGGCTTCTTCCGCCAGTCCCAGGGCCAGCACGCCACCCCGCGCGAGCTCGCCGAAGCCGGGCACGCCGGCTACGCGAAGGTGCTCTCCTACGACGTCGACTCCCTGGACTGGACCGACCCCGGGCCCGCCGCCATCCGGGCGGCGGTGGCGAAGGCCCGCGCGGGCAGCGTGGTGAGCATGCACCTGGGCCACCCCGGCACCGTCGCCGCGCTGCCCGGCATCCTCGCCGACCTCGCCGGCCGCGGCCTCACGCCGGTCACCGCGTCCGAGCTGCTGGCGTAG
- a CDS encoding YVTN family beta-propeller repeat protein, with amino-acid sequence MRLLPALAVVAVLATGCSSGGSDPMPGMPGMTDPPPAGLPHESTPPVPGLNPLPGMPAVPDPHDVDAAAGPGMLSPAVAADKPLVYVPHSGSGDVWVIDPATFQVVAKYPAGKELQHVVPSWDLRTLYATDDRGDHVLPFDPRTGQPGKPFPVVDPYNMYFTPDGRYAISVAERLRKLVWYDPHTWQVHDETPAPDCAGIDHADFSPDGRTAVFTCEFAGRVAVVDVPSHRLTRMIDMPHRNTRMGPQDIKLAPDGSVYYIADSDANGLWVLDGAATHVLRFIPTGHGAHGLYLSRDAKQLYVTNRHEGSVSVLDAHTGAPVTTWRLPGGGSPDMGNVTADGTQLWLSGRYDKVVYVLSTKDGSLIRKIPVGSEPHGLCVWPQPGRYSLGHTGITR; translated from the coding sequence ATGCGCCTCCTGCCCGCTCTCGCCGTCGTCGCCGTGCTCGCCACCGGCTGCTCGTCGGGAGGCAGCGACCCGATGCCCGGCATGCCCGGGATGACCGACCCGCCGCCGGCCGGGCTCCCGCACGAGAGCACCCCGCCCGTGCCGGGCCTGAACCCGCTGCCCGGCATGCCCGCCGTCCCCGACCCGCACGACGTGGACGCCGCCGCCGGGCCCGGCATGCTCTCCCCCGCCGTCGCCGCGGACAAGCCGCTGGTCTACGTGCCCCACAGCGGGTCCGGTGACGTGTGGGTGATCGACCCGGCCACCTTCCAGGTCGTCGCGAAGTACCCGGCGGGCAAGGAACTTCAGCACGTCGTGCCCTCGTGGGACCTGCGCACCCTCTACGCCACCGACGACCGCGGCGACCACGTCCTGCCCTTCGACCCGCGGACGGGGCAGCCGGGCAAGCCGTTCCCCGTCGTCGACCCGTACAACATGTACTTCACCCCCGACGGCCGGTACGCGATCTCGGTGGCGGAACGGCTGCGCAAGCTGGTCTGGTACGACCCGCACACGTGGCAGGTCCACGACGAGACCCCCGCTCCGGACTGCGCGGGCATCGACCACGCCGACTTCTCCCCCGACGGCCGCACCGCCGTCTTCACCTGCGAGTTCGCCGGCCGCGTCGCGGTCGTGGACGTGCCGAGCCACCGGCTGACGCGGATGATCGACATGCCGCACCGCAACACCCGCATGGGCCCGCAGGACATCAAGCTCGCTCCCGACGGCTCGGTGTACTACATCGCCGACTCCGACGCGAACGGCCTCTGGGTCCTCGACGGCGCCGCGACGCACGTCCTCCGCTTCATCCCCACCGGTCACGGAGCCCACGGCCTCTACCTGTCCCGAGACGCGAAACAGCTCTACGTCACCAACCGCCACGAAGGAAGCGTCAGCGTCCTGGACGCCCACACCGGCGCGCCGGTCACGACCTGGCGCCTGCCCGGCGGCGGCAGCCCCGACATGGGCAACGTCACCGCCGACGGCACCCAGCTGTGGCTGTCCGGGCGTTACGACAAGGTCGTGTACGTCCTGTCCACCAAGGACGGCTCACTGATCCGGAAGATCCCCGTCGGCAGCGAACCGCACGGGCTGTGCGTCTGGCCGCAGCCCGGCCGCTACTCCCTCGGGCACACCGGCATCACCCGCTGA
- a CDS encoding SET domain-containing protein-lysine N-methyltransferase, translating to MTETIEVRRAAVVRSDGEYRLVTNEAVPAGTLLFTLEGELTATPTRYTVQLDADRHVDMPAGSPLEEVLDRYYWRFMNHACEPTAVIRDRSVLSLRPIPAWSQITFHYASTEYDMAEPFACECGSGRCDGVIQGFRHLARERREELRSLLSPYLLAVLDGRIAEPVGV from the coding sequence ATGACCGAAACCATCGAGGTACGGCGCGCGGCCGTCGTCCGCAGCGACGGCGAGTACCGGCTCGTGACGAACGAGGCGGTCCCGGCCGGCACGCTGCTGTTCACCCTTGAGGGGGAGCTGACGGCGACGCCGACCCGCTACACCGTCCAGCTGGACGCGGACCGCCACGTCGACATGCCCGCGGGGTCGCCGCTCGAGGAGGTGCTGGACCGCTACTACTGGCGGTTCATGAACCACGCCTGCGAGCCGACGGCGGTGATCCGCGACCGGTCGGTGCTCAGCCTGCGCCCGATCCCGGCGTGGTCGCAGATCACCTTCCACTACGCCAGCACCGAGTACGACATGGCCGAGCCCTTCGCGTGCGAGTGCGGCAGCGGCCGCTGCGACGGCGTCATCCAGGGCTTCCGGCACCTGGCCCGGGAGCGGCGCGAGGAGCTGCGCTCGCTGCTTTCGCCGTACCTGCTGGCCGTGCTCGACGGCCGGATCGCCGAACCCGTCGGGGTGTGA
- a CDS encoding non-ribosomal peptide synthetase, whose protein sequence is MSEALQPAEPALLYQFFEQSARRWPGAVALDVPPSGGRPRRTVTYGDLHRRSSAVARAVHRAVRRPGIVAILLSRTTEALYLAQLGVLRSGSAYVCLDPSFPDEQLAHILGDAAPALLVTDRAGHERATRAGYTGAVQRVDRPAEPSAQAVIAPAAPPGLAYVIYTSGTTGKPKGVLVGHRGVVNLIRSDVAEFRLGPGDRVAQGSSPAYDSSVEEAWMAWACGATVVVLDDETARLGPDLVPWLRRERVTVLCPPPTLLRATACEDPRRELPDLRLLYVGGEALPADVAERWAPGRRMVNGYGPTECTVTCLRADVEPGKPVAIGKPVPGMRAWVLDERLEPVKPGEKGELCMSGPGLALGYHAKPELTAEKFPRHPRLGRLYRTGDLVHAEPDGTLFYHGRIDSQVKLRGYRIELEAIEASLARFPGVREAACRVQGEGAGQVIAAHLVPDGAMPDPAVLKDHLRTALPAYMIPAVFGAADTLPRSAGGKLRRDDLPVLATGRRHAVKTAGTATEEFIADALREVFGTTDIGADDDFFDDLGGSSLQAAMLISKLRGNPLTEAIAVRDVYSARTVAGLAKLAAPAVHDELDAVAAPARGAIAVTAAQAAWLLAELAIAAPIGYFAVFLALPWLAERIGLVPLIVLLPIAALVAGFGWTPVAVFLAVRAKRVLIGKFEPTRMPVWSGFHLRLWIVRHLLRFVPWGTIAGTEFQNIALRSLGARIGKRVHIHRGVDVVQGGWDLLDIGDDATIAQDASLGLVQLSEGHLTIGRITVAGGATVDVRAGMSPNTRLGRGSWLAALSSLPSGTAVPDGRRWDGVPAHDAGPAPRAPVPVFTGSMLSPFAHGLATVAARAAFAWLFALPFSAVMIALVLTFHVTYPSLLDALTQPWAHLEFLLVLAVATCLSLLVSVWCEALSARLLGRVGDGVISRWSLAYLRIGLKTGLVTTAGNWLSGGLFWPVWLRWAGMKVGRGCEISTIIDVVPELVEIGQDTFFADGIYLGGPRIQQGTVTLAPVRLGHDTFLGNHAVVPAGQRLPPDILIGVCTVADDRVMRPGTSWFGHPPMLLPRREIVETDRGLTHDPSFARVVTRVFWEWLRFALPVVPLAVMTAWFTGIAYVARILPLPAVLFPGAAVVTLASAILPCLIVLALKWGLLGRVKPGVHPLWSCWCSRWDFLYVAWGVIASGVLSAFEGTLMLPLYLRRMGMRIGKRVVLGEGFAQVVDPDMLHFGDGATVSAMFQAHTFEDRVLKIDHVHVGAHSTLAHGTVPLYGAEIGEHTYVAPHSVIMKQEHLLPRLRYAGVPTKEQKAPSPRANPEPPTQPLRQARRVKADPVPPTQAFWQFDRTFAVPGEQPARQPRAGRHRAGHSPHGRADVPIT, encoded by the coding sequence GTGAGCGAGGCGCTCCAGCCGGCCGAACCCGCCCTCCTCTACCAGTTCTTCGAGCAGTCGGCGCGGCGGTGGCCGGGAGCGGTCGCCCTCGACGTCCCGCCGTCCGGCGGCCGGCCTCGGCGCACCGTCACCTACGGCGACCTGCACCGGCGGTCCTCGGCCGTGGCGCGCGCGGTGCACCGGGCGGTGCGGCGGCCGGGGATCGTCGCGATCCTGTTGTCCCGCACCACCGAAGCCCTCTACCTCGCGCAGCTCGGCGTCCTGCGGTCCGGTTCGGCCTACGTCTGCCTCGACCCGTCGTTCCCCGACGAGCAGCTGGCCCACATCCTCGGCGACGCCGCGCCGGCGTTGCTCGTCACCGACCGGGCCGGGCACGAACGGGCCACGCGGGCCGGCTACACCGGCGCGGTGCAGCGCGTCGACCGACCGGCCGAGCCCTCGGCCCAGGCGGTCATCGCTCCCGCGGCGCCGCCGGGGCTGGCCTACGTCATCTACACCTCGGGCACCACCGGCAAGCCGAAGGGCGTGCTCGTCGGGCACCGCGGGGTGGTCAACCTGATCCGGTCGGACGTCGCGGAGTTCCGGCTCGGCCCCGGCGACCGCGTCGCGCAGGGCTCCTCCCCGGCCTACGACTCCTCGGTCGAAGAAGCGTGGATGGCGTGGGCGTGCGGCGCCACCGTCGTGGTGCTGGACGACGAGACCGCGCGACTGGGTCCCGACCTGGTGCCGTGGCTGCGGCGCGAACGCGTCACCGTGCTGTGCCCGCCGCCGACCCTGCTGCGCGCGACCGCGTGCGAGGACCCGCGGCGGGAGCTGCCCGACCTGCGCCTGCTCTACGTCGGCGGGGAGGCGCTGCCCGCCGACGTCGCGGAGCGCTGGGCGCCGGGCCGCCGGATGGTCAACGGCTACGGGCCGACCGAGTGCACGGTGACCTGCCTGCGCGCCGACGTCGAGCCCGGAAAGCCGGTCGCCATCGGCAAGCCGGTGCCCGGCATGCGGGCCTGGGTGCTCGACGAACGGCTGGAGCCCGTCAAGCCCGGGGAGAAGGGCGAGCTGTGCATGAGCGGCCCGGGCCTGGCGCTCGGCTACCACGCCAAGCCGGAGCTGACGGCGGAGAAGTTCCCGCGGCACCCGCGGCTCGGGCGGCTCTACCGCACCGGCGACCTCGTGCACGCCGAACCGGACGGCACGCTCTTCTACCACGGCCGCATCGACTCCCAGGTCAAGCTGCGCGGCTACCGGATCGAGCTGGAGGCGATCGAGGCGTCGCTGGCGCGGTTCCCCGGCGTGCGGGAGGCGGCGTGCCGGGTCCAGGGCGAAGGCGCGGGGCAGGTCATCGCCGCACACCTCGTGCCGGACGGCGCCATGCCCGATCCGGCCGTGCTCAAGGACCACCTGCGCACTGCCCTGCCCGCCTACATGATCCCGGCGGTCTTCGGGGCGGCGGACACGCTGCCGCGCAGCGCCGGCGGCAAGCTGCGCCGCGACGACCTGCCGGTCCTGGCCACCGGGCGGCGCCACGCCGTCAAGACCGCCGGCACCGCGACCGAGGAGTTCATCGCCGACGCCCTGCGCGAAGTGTTCGGGACCACGGACATCGGGGCCGACGACGACTTCTTCGACGACCTCGGCGGCAGCTCGCTGCAGGCGGCGATGCTCATCTCGAAGCTGCGCGGCAACCCGCTCACCGAGGCCATCGCCGTCCGGGACGTCTACAGCGCCCGCACGGTGGCCGGGCTCGCGAAGCTCGCCGCCCCCGCGGTCCACGACGAGCTGGACGCGGTCGCGGCACCGGCGCGCGGCGCGATCGCCGTCACCGCGGCGCAAGCGGCCTGGTTGCTGGCCGAGCTGGCGATCGCCGCGCCGATCGGCTACTTCGCCGTGTTCCTCGCGCTCCCCTGGCTGGCCGAGCGGATCGGGCTGGTCCCGCTGATCGTCCTGCTCCCGATCGCGGCACTGGTGGCCGGGTTCGGCTGGACGCCGGTGGCCGTGTTCCTCGCCGTCCGCGCGAAACGGGTGCTCATCGGCAAGTTCGAGCCGACGCGGATGCCGGTGTGGAGCGGGTTCCACCTGCGGCTGTGGATCGTGCGGCACCTACTGCGGTTCGTGCCGTGGGGAACCATCGCCGGCACCGAGTTCCAGAACATCGCCCTGCGTTCGCTCGGCGCCCGGATCGGCAAGCGCGTGCACATCCACCGCGGCGTCGACGTCGTCCAGGGCGGCTGGGACCTGCTCGACATCGGCGACGACGCCACCATCGCCCAAGACGCCTCGCTCGGCCTGGTGCAGCTGTCCGAGGGGCACCTGACGATCGGGCGGATCACCGTCGCGGGCGGGGCCACCGTCGACGTCCGCGCGGGCATGTCCCCGAACACCCGGCTCGGCCGCGGATCCTGGCTGGCCGCGTTGTCGTCGCTGCCGTCCGGCACCGCGGTGCCGGACGGGCGCCGCTGGGACGGCGTCCCGGCGCACGACGCGGGCCCCGCACCCCGCGCACCGGTCCCGGTCTTCACGGGCAGCATGCTCTCGCCGTTCGCGCACGGGCTCGCGACCGTCGCGGCGCGGGCGGCCTTCGCCTGGCTGTTCGCCCTCCCGTTCTCGGCGGTCATGATCGCGCTGGTGCTGACCTTCCACGTCACGTACCCGTCCCTGCTCGACGCGCTCACCCAGCCGTGGGCACACCTGGAGTTCCTGCTCGTCCTCGCCGTGGCGACCTGCCTGTCGCTGCTGGTGTCGGTGTGGTGCGAGGCACTCAGCGCCCGGCTGCTCGGCCGCGTCGGCGACGGGGTCATCAGCCGCTGGAGCCTCGCCTACCTCCGGATCGGGCTGAAGACGGGTCTGGTCACCACGGCCGGGAACTGGCTGTCCGGTGGGCTGTTCTGGCCGGTGTGGCTGCGCTGGGCGGGGATGAAGGTGGGGCGCGGCTGCGAGATCAGCACGATCATCGACGTCGTCCCGGAACTGGTCGAGATCGGCCAGGACACGTTCTTCGCCGACGGCATCTACCTCGGCGGCCCCCGCATCCAGCAGGGCACGGTCACCCTGGCACCGGTCCGCCTCGGCCACGACACCTTCCTCGGCAACCACGCCGTCGTCCCGGCCGGCCAACGCCTCCCCCCGGACATCCTGATCGGCGTGTGCACGGTCGCCGACGACCGCGTCATGCGGCCCGGCACGTCGTGGTTCGGCCACCCGCCGATGTTGTTGCCGCGCCGGGAGATCGTGGAAACCGACCGCGGCCTCACCCACGACCCGTCGTTCGCGCGGGTCGTCACGCGGGTGTTCTGGGAGTGGCTGCGGTTCGCGCTGCCGGTCGTGCCCCTGGCCGTCATGACGGCCTGGTTCACCGGAATCGCTTACGTCGCGCGGATTCTGCCGCTGCCCGCCGTCCTCTTCCCGGGCGCCGCCGTCGTCACGCTGGCGAGTGCGATCCTGCCGTGCCTGATCGTGCTCGCGCTGAAGTGGGGCCTGCTCGGCCGGGTCAAGCCGGGCGTGCATCCGTTGTGGTCCTGCTGGTGCAGCCGGTGGGACTTTCTCTACGTCGCTTGGGGGGTCATCGCTTCCGGCGTGCTGTCGGCGTTCGAGGGCACGTTGATGCTGCCCCTGTACCTGCGCCGCATGGGCATGCGCATCGGCAAGCGCGTGGTGCTCGGCGAGGGTTTCGCCCAGGTCGTCGACCCGGACATGCTGCACTTCGGCGACGGTGCGACGGTCAGCGCGATGTTCCAGGCCCACACGTTCGAGGACCGCGTCCTCAAGATCGACCACGTCCACGTGGGCGCCCATTCGACCCTCGCCCACGGCACGGTCCCGTTGTACGGCGCCGAAATCGGCGAGCACACGTACGTCGCGCCGCACAGCGTGATCATGAAGCAGGAGCATCTGCTGCCGCGGCTGCGGTATGCGGGCGTGCCGACGAAGGAGCAGAAAGCCCCCTCGCCGAGGGCGAATCCCGAGCCGCCGACGCAGCCGCTTCGCCAGGCCAGGCGGGTGAAGGCGGACCCGGTGCCGCCGACGCAGGCATTCTGGCAGTTCGACCGGACGTTCGCCGTCCCCGGCGAACAACCGGCCAGGCAGCCGCGGGCGGGCCGTCACCGAGCGGGACACTCCCCGCACGGACGTGCCGACGTCCCGATCACCTGA
- a CDS encoding amidase, with product MEWSFQTAEELVAALRAGAVTSVELTDEAIARIERDDEVINAICVPDFDRARAAARGADQARARGEDRPLLGVPVTVKESYDIAGLPTTWGMPAHRDYVPAEDAVQVSRLKAAGAVVLGKTNVPLGLQDIQSFNEIYGTTTNPWDRGRTPGGSSGGSAAALASGFGALSIGSDIGGSLRTPAHFCGVYAHKPTLGLAANRGMVPPSEPALPVDLDLAVVGPMARSARDLALLLDVMAGPDPLTLGVAHRLALPPARHERLHDFRVLVLDEHPLIPTGPAVRAGVDRVAAALVDGGAHVERHSPLLPDLTEAATLYMQLLISGSVARFPVAAYESADDRSLDAVRLRAMGFSHRDWLEANNRREVHRHGWRQLFAEFDAVVCPITPTPAFPHDHHPQPLERRIDIDGVEYPYFDQLVWAGLATMPGLPATAVPAGRSPEGLPVGVQLVGPMFEDRTPLRLAELLEPKTGGFRAPK from the coding sequence ATGGAATGGAGCTTTCAGACGGCCGAAGAACTCGTTGCCGCGTTGCGCGCCGGCGCGGTGACATCGGTGGAACTGACCGACGAGGCGATCGCCCGGATCGAGCGCGACGACGAGGTGATCAACGCGATCTGCGTGCCGGACTTCGACCGGGCGCGGGCCGCCGCGCGCGGGGCCGACCAGGCCCGCGCGCGGGGTGAGGACCGGCCGCTGCTCGGCGTTCCGGTGACGGTCAAGGAGTCCTACGACATCGCCGGCCTGCCGACGACCTGGGGCATGCCGGCCCACCGCGACTACGTGCCGGCCGAGGACGCGGTGCAGGTGTCGCGGCTCAAGGCCGCGGGCGCGGTGGTGCTCGGCAAGACGAATGTGCCGTTGGGGTTGCAGGACATCCAGAGCTTCAACGAGATCTACGGCACCACCACCAACCCGTGGGACCGCGGTCGCACGCCGGGCGGGTCCTCCGGCGGGTCGGCGGCGGCCCTGGCGTCCGGGTTCGGCGCGCTGTCCATCGGCTCCGACATCGGCGGCTCGCTGCGCACCCCCGCGCATTTCTGCGGCGTCTACGCGCACAAGCCGACGCTCGGGCTGGCGGCCAACCGCGGCATGGTCCCGCCGTCCGAGCCGGCGTTGCCGGTCGACCTCGACCTCGCCGTCGTCGGACCGATGGCGCGCAGCGCCCGCGATCTCGCGCTCCTGCTCGACGTCATGGCCGGACCGGACCCGCTGACGCTCGGCGTGGCGCACCGGCTGGCACTGCCGCCCGCCCGCCACGAGCGGCTCCACGATTTCCGGGTCCTGGTCCTCGACGAACATCCGCTCATCCCGACCGGGCCCGCCGTGCGGGCGGGCGTGGACCGGGTGGCCGCCGCGCTCGTCGACGGCGGCGCCCACGTCGAACGGCACAGCCCGCTGCTGCCCGATCTGACCGAAGCCGCGACGCTGTACATGCAGTTGCTGATTTCCGGCTCCGTCGCGCGTTTTCCCGTCGCAGCGTACGAGAGCGCGGACGACCGGAGCCTGGACGCCGTGCGGCTGCGCGCCATGGGGTTCAGCCACCGCGACTGGCTGGAGGCGAACAACCGCCGCGAGGTCCACCGCCACGGCTGGCGGCAGCTGTTCGCCGAGTTCGACGCCGTGGTGTGCCCGATCACGCCGACACCCGCGTTCCCGCACGACCACCACCCCCAGCCGCTGGAACGGCGCATCGACATCGACGGCGTCGAGTACCCGTACTTCGACCAGCTCGTCTGGGCCGGCCTGGCCACCATGCCCGGCCTGCCCGCCACCGCCGTCCCCGCGGGCCGGTCCCCCGAGGGCCTCCCGGTCGGGGTGCAGCTCGTCGGCCCGATGTTCGAGGACCGCACCCCGCTGCGGCTGGCCGAACTGCTCGAGCCGAAGACCGGCGGCTTCCGGGCACCGAAGTAG